From Coturnix japonica isolate 7356 chromosome 3, Coturnix japonica 2.1, whole genome shotgun sequence, the proteins below share one genomic window:
- the PPP3R1 gene encoding calcineurin subunit B type 1 yields MGNEASYPLEMCSHFDADEIKRLGKRFKKLDLDNSGSLSVEEFMSLPELQQNPLVQRVIDIFDTDGNGEVDFKEFIEGVSQFSVKGDKEQKLRFAFRIYDMDKDGYISNGELFQVLKMMVGNNLKDTQLQQIVDKTIINADKDGDGRISFEEFCAVVGGLDIHKKMVVDV; encoded by the exons ttgATGCTGATGAGATTAAACGGCTAGGAAAGAGATTTAAGAAGCTTGATTTGGACAACTCTGGTTCTTTGAGTGTGGAAGAGTTCATGTCTTTACCTGAACTGCAACAGAACCCGTTGGTACAGCGAGTAATAGATATATTTGACACAGATGGCAATGGAGAAGTGGACTTCAAAG AATTCATAGAAGGAGTCTCCCAGTTCAGCGTCAAAGGAGATAAGGAACAGAAGTTGAGGT ttGCTTTTCGCATCTACGATATGGACAAAGATGGTTATATCTCCAATGGGGAGCTCTTCCAGGTGCTGAAGATGATGGTGGGGAACAATCTCAAAGACACTCAGTTACAGCAAATTGTAGATAAAACCATAATTAATGCAGATAAGGATGGTGATGGAAGAATATCCTTTGAAGAATTCTGTGCT GTTGTAGGAGGCCTAGATATCCACAAAAAGATGGTGGTAGATGTGTGA